GGTCGTGCTCGCCCAGATAACTGACCACGAACCCGGCGGCGAACGCATCGCCCGCTCCGGTTGTATCGACGTCTTCGATTGGGTTTCCTTTCACGCGGTCACGCGATCCTTCGGCCCAGGCCAAGCTCCCGTCCGGTCCCAGGGTGAGCACCCCCACCGGGAACCGGGCGGCGAGCGCCGTGACGATCTCATCAGGAACGACAGCCCCGGTGATCACCCGTCCTTCGGATAGGTTGAGAAATAGCCAATCGATCGATCCCACGGCGGCGAGGAATTTCCGCACCCCAAACTGGGCGATCAAGTTCGCCGGCGGGGCAGTCAAGGAAATGCTCATTCCCTGCTCATTGGCGATAGAAATCGCTTTACAGGCGGCTTGTGCCTGAGACCGCGAGAGCAGCGCGTATCCAGACAGATGAAGGTGAGCAGCGCCCTCGAACCAGGCGGGATCGATGAACGACCCGTCGAGTCCGTCGTTTGCCCCGCGCGAGCAGAGCATCGTCCGCTCCGCTCCGTCGACGAGGGAGATGATCGTTCCGGTGGGGAGGGCGACCCGCTTTAAGTGAGATTCGATCCCATCCCTCTCGAGGATGGACAGCATGGCATCCCCGATCGGGTCATTCCCGATACACCCGATCAGGGCCACCTCCGCCCCGTCTCGGGCGGCAGCACGGGCAAAGTTGACCGCCGCACCGCCGAAGGAGTTTGTGATCGCAGTGCGGACCTCGCCTCCCCGCGGGATCGCCCCAGGGAGAAGGACGGATACGTCGAGGTTGACGTCGCCGAGGACGACGATCCGGGTCATCTCAATCCAGCGATCGCCTCGGCGAGGGCCTGGACTCGGGCCGGATCGATCGGGGCGTCGAGGCGTCCATCCTCCTTCAACGAGGTTCCGACGATGAACCCGTCCGCGTCGCGGTAGGTGGAGAGGTTGTCGATCCGCACTCCACTCCCGATCAAAACCGGAAGATCGGTCACCTGCTTCACCGCCTGCAGCTTCTCCGGCGGGGTGCGCTTACCGGTCCCGATCCCGGTGATGATCAAGCCGTCTGGGCCATTACGCGCCGCATCGAGAGCCGCCTCCTCGATGGTGGTTAGGTGGGCGGCATGCTTGACATGCACATCGGCGAGGATCTTCACGTCGACTCCAAGGCGGGCTCGCGCTGCGATCAAGGTGCGCGCCTCTCCCTCGATCACCCCCTGGTCGGTGAACGCCACTCCGCAGAAGACGTTCACCCGGATGAACCGTGCCCCGGTGGCCGCGGCGATCGCCAGGGCAGCAAGCCCGTCGTTGCGCAGCACGTTCACCCCGATCGGGATCTGCGCCTCCTCTACCAGTTTCTGCACTACCACCGTCATCGCGGCAATCGTCTCCTTGGGAGCGTGCTTGGAAAATGGAGTATCCCCCATGTTCTCCACGATCGCTCCATCCGCCCCTCCTGCCGTCAGTGCGCGCAGGTCACGGCGGGCGGCGGCGAGGATCGAGTCTATTCCCTCCCCCCGATAACGGGGTGCCCCGGGAAGCGGTGGGAGGTGGATCATCCCGATGAGTGGTTTTTCACATCCAAATGGTTCCATACTATAACTATACCTGCGCGCCCCTTCCTCAAGCAACCCTTGCACCGGGGAGGAGGAGAGGTTAAAGTCTCCTCGTATTACAAATAGCGCAGGAGTGTTACTGGAGTGGGGAAGCTCGTTCGATTCAGCGTTTCCATCGAGGAGGAGCTGCTCGCCGCGTTCGACCGTCTGATCCGAACGCGCGGGTATACCAACCGCTCAGAGGCGGTGCGGGACGCGATTCGGGGGCAGCTCGTGCATCGCGAGTGGGAGGAGGGGGAAGAGGTCGCCGGGGTAATCACGCTCCTCTACGACCACCACCGTCCCGGGATCGGGGAGGCACTCACCGAGCTGCAGCACCACGCCCTGCCGCAGGTGATCGCGAGCACGCACATCCACCTCGATGAGACAAACTGCCTCGAGTTCATCGCGGTAAAAGGGGAGGCGAAATCGATCTCCCGCCTCGCCGACCGGTTGATCAGTCTGAAGGGAGTCAAGCACGGCGAGCTCACCGCCACCTCCACCGGGAAGAAGATCGTATGAAAGGAGCAGGTATGAAGAAGTTATTGCTGGGAATCATGCTGGCAGCGGCATTCGGCCTCGGGGGAGCGGCCGCCGTCCCTACGGTCGTTGCCACCCACGCTGTGTTCGGGGAGTTCGCGCAAGCGGTCGGAGGGGATTTGATCAACGTTGTTACCATCATTCCGTCCGGTTTCTGCCCGGCCCATTACGACCTGCGCCCGAGCGACGTGCGCGCGGTCGCCGACGCTTCCCTCCTCATCTACTCCGGGTTCGAACCGTGGATGGACACCTTGCGTTCCGCCCTCGGCAGCTCGGCCAAGGTCGTACAGCTCAAGGGGGATTGGAATACCCCGGACGGGGCGGCTGAAAAGGTCGACGCGATCGCGGCCGCGTTGAGCGAGCTCCTTCCCGATGCACAGGACGCACTCGCGGCGAACGCCGCGGCGTACAAGGCCCGCCTCGCGCAGATCGCCACGGAGCTAAAGAAGCGGGCAGACGAGCTCGGGACGGCCTCGATTCCGGTGATATGCATGCAGTGGCAGGTCCCATTTGTATCCTGGCTCGGATTTGACATCGTCGCCACCTATGGGGTTCCGGAAGGCCTGTCCATGCAGGACCTGGTCCGTCTCGCCCGGGTGGGGAAAGAGAACAGAGTGCGGCTTGTGATCGACAACCTGCAAAGCGGGATCGACTTCGGGGCGAAGCTCGCCCAGGAGGTCGGAGCAGTCCACGTCGTCCTGTCCAACTTTCCCGGGGCGATGCCGCACACCGCGACCGTCCTCGACCTGTTCGTCCGGAACGCCGACAGCCTGTTCTCGGCGATCGCTCCCATCCCAGGTGAATGACGATGGAGACGCTCACGATCGATCCGAAGACCGTCGACCTGGAGGAATTGATCGAAATAGGGACGAGGCTCCACGGCCACCTCGGTCCGTTCCTCGTCGCCGGGATCAGGATGGGGCTCCTCGCGCTCAAGCTCCTGGAAAGCCCGGGTTACTTCGGGATCAAGGCCGTATCCGAGACCGGGAACAAGACACCGCTTTCCTGCTTGACGGATGGGGTGCAGATCGGGTCAGGGTGTACGACTGGGAAGGGGAACCTGGAGGTGATCCCCGCCGGAGCGGCGCGGGTGCGATTCGAGACGGAGGACGGAAGAGCGGTGACGATCGCCCTTCGCCCCGAGATCCGCGCTGAATTCGAGTCCGGCGACCTCCATCAGGAGAGCGAGCGAGCCAAGGGGATGCCGGTTGAGGAGCTGTTCACTTGGAAGATAGAGCGGTAGAGCTGATCGATGTCACCGCGGTGTACGAGGGGGAGCGGATCCCGGCCCTGCACGGGATCACCCTTGCCGTCCCTTCCGGGAGACTCATCGGGATAGTAGGCCCGAACGGGGCGGGGAAGACGACCCTCCTCGAGGTGATAAACGGGCTCCTCCCTGTCACCGCCGGGGAGGTGCGCGTCCTCGGAGAGCCGGTCTCCCCCCGCAGCCATCGCCTCCGGCGGAGGATCGCTTACCTCCCACAGGATCTGTTCTTCTCTCCCTCCACCCCGTTTCTGGTCCGCGACGTGGTGCTGATGGGGCGGTTTGGACAGATTGGGCCGGGGCGGTTCCCCCGCCGTGTCGATCACCATGCCGTCTCCACCGCGCTGGCCGCGGTCGGGATGGAGAAGCTCGCCCATCGTCCGATCGGGCGGCTGTCCGGCGGGCAACAGCGCAAGGTACTGCTCGCCCGGGTCATCGCCCGTGCTCCTGAATTACTCCTCCTCGACGAGCCGCTCACCAACCTCGATCCCGCTTCCAAGGATGAGCTTTCCGGGCTCGTGCTCGGGATCCACCGCGAGCTTGCGCTCACCACCCTGTTCGTCAGCCATGAGCCTGGCCCGCTCCTCGAGTCCGCTGATCGGATCGTGACGATCGAGGCAGGGCGGCTCCTCGATCCTGTGCCGGCTTGATGTTCGGGATACCGCTTCACATCGTCCTTCCCACCCTGATCGGGAGCCTCATCGCCGGCGGGATCTGCAGCGTCATGGGGATCTTCGTGGTGCGGATGAACCTGTCTTCGCTCGGGTTCGCCATGTCCCACGCCGCGTTTGCCGGTGCGGCGCTCGGGATCGCGGTTTCCGGGTTAGATCCCCTGTTGATGGCGATCCTGTTCGCGGTGGCGATGGCCGCGGTCCTCGGCCCCCTGTCCGAGCTGTCACGCCTCAACCCGGACACGATCATCGGGGCGATCTTCCCGTTGATGATGGCCCTCGGGCTGATCTTCCTCAGCCTCGCCCCGAGCGCCGGGATCGGAAGCGGAGCGTTGTCCCTCCTGTGGGGGAGCGTCCTCGGGATAACGATGTCCGACGTGATCAAGCTCGGGATCCTCGCGGTCGTCTTGCTCTTCGTTCTCGGGGTGTTCTGGAAGGAGTTCCTCGCCGTCCTCCTCGACCGTAAGCTCGCCGCCGCATCCGGGATCCCGGTGCGGGTCTACTACTACACGATCCTGTTTCTAACCGCGCTTGTGGTCGCGTTCTCGCTCAGGATCACCGGCGGACTCCTGATCTACACCTTGATGATCCTTCCCGCCTCTGCTGCCTACCAACTCCTATACGACATCAAGAAGGTGTTCCTCGCCGCGCCTCTGATCGGCGCCTTGTCATCCCTCCTCGGGTTTATCCTCTCCCTCGCTGCCGACCTTCCGATCGGCTCGTCAATCGCGGTCGCCGCCGCCGGGATCTTCCTCCTTGCGGTCGTCCTCTCCCCAAAACGGCGGGTAGCGAAGGGAACACAGGCATAGAACGCCTGTTTGCAATCCTGGTCTTCTTTTCCGAACGCAATGATTTCTGACTTTGACACCGTTCTCCGTTTTTGGTGTATATTGGTCAGTACATACAGGAGGTGATGTAGGATGAAACATCGGTGGGCATGGGTGAGCATTGCGCTGGTAGTGATGGTCCTTGTGGCGACGATGGCCGCAACAGCGACCACCTATTCCAACTGGAGCGGGAAGTACAGGGTCGGGGAAACGGTCCTGTTCAAGGTAGACACAGAGCAATTCTGGTGGTGGGGCTGTTGTTGCTGCTGTTGTAACCAGCAGCCTGCTTGCCCTGCGGTGCAGATATCCGGTTGGCACGTAGCCGATTCTACCGGGAAGACGGTCTATCAGGTCGTGTTCGACACCCCGGTCGACGCATCCGGTTGGCAGGGGAGCTGGGGGCAGGTCGATTCATCCAACGCCGCTGTCCCTGCCGGTTACTACACCCTGTACGTGGACACCACGGTCGGGACCCTGTCGCGACACATTCAGATCTACGACCCGTGTAACTGCTGTTGGTCGTGGTCCTGGAACTGCAATACCTGTACAGAAGTAGCGAGCATAACAAATTGCGGCTGTCGGACGAGCCTCGTCCTGTTGAAGGAAGTAGCCACCAATAACTGCTGCGTCCCGCTTTTCTGGTGGCCGTGTTGCCCCAACCACTGACGGAGGTGATCAGCGGTAGAAATCGGTTAATCGACTAATTCGTCCGCGTGTTAATAAGGAGGTTTCAGTGAAACATCGATTGAAAGTGTTACTTGTGTTGATCGGGGTTGTTCTCCTCGGGGTCTCCGGAGTGTTCGCCCAGGATCAGCCCCAGGAGCCGACCCCGATCCTTCCCCAGATCGTAGCGTTCGCCCAATCGGCTGCCCAAGCAGCGGCGCAGGCGGCAGCGAACGCCCAGGCATCGGCCCAAGCAGCAGCCGAGCTCCTCGCTGAGGTGCAGGGGACGGACAACGAGTGTTCCCTGTGTTCCGACTCGTGTGATGCAATAGACTCAGCAGTCGCGGCGGCACAGGCATCGGCGCAGGCGGCAGCGAACGCCCAGGCGACCGCCCAAGCAGCGATCTCCCAGATCTCCCAGGCGGCGGCAAACGCCCAGGCGGCGGCTGATGCCTCGGCACAGGCGTGTGCTAGCGCGGCGGCTCAGGTACAGGCGATCGTCGCAAAGATCTCCCAGGCGGCGGCCGAGGCGAAGGCAGCGGCTGATGCCTGGGCGCAGGCATGTGCCACTGCTCAGGCGAACGCAGCGACGATGACATCAGCCGTATCCAAGGCGGTGGCCGATGCCCAGGCTCAGGCGGAGGCCTCGGCCCAGGCATGCGCTAGCGCGGCGGCCAAGGTGCAGACTTACATCCAAGATATCGTCCGGGTGATCGCTCAGGCGGATGCGACTGCCCAAGCGCAGGTGGAAGCGGCAGCGTCGGCGTACGCGAACGCCAAGGCGTCGGTCGAGGCGGT
The genomic region above belongs to Candidatus Bipolaricaulota bacterium and contains:
- a CDS encoding carbohydrate kinase family protein; translated protein: MTRIVVLGDVNLDVSVLLPGAIPRGGEVRTAITNSFGGAAVNFARAAARDGAEVALIGCIGNDPIGDAMLSILERDGIESHLKRVALPTGTIISLVDGAERTMLCSRGANDGLDGSFIDPAWFEGAAHLHLSGYALLSRSQAQAACKAISIANEQGMSISLTAPPANLIAQFGVRKFLAAVGSIDWLFLNLSEGRVITGAVVPDEIVTALAARFPVGVLTLGPDGSLAWAEGSRDRVKGNPIEDVDTTGAGDAFAAGFVVSYLGEHDLGRANRRGTAVSRSLLQSRISSV
- a CDS encoding BtpA/SgcQ family protein, producing MEPFGCEKPLIGMIHLPPLPGAPRYRGEGIDSILAAARRDLRALTAGGADGAIVENMGDTPFSKHAPKETIAAMTVVVQKLVEEAQIPIGVNVLRNDGLAALAIAAATGARFIRVNVFCGVAFTDQGVIEGEARTLIAARARLGVDVKILADVHVKHAAHLTTIEEAALDAARNGPDGLIITGIGTGKRTPPEKLQAVKQVTDLPVLIGSGVRIDNLSTYRDADGFIVGTSLKEDGRLDAPIDPARVQALAEAIAGLR
- the nikR gene encoding nickel-responsive transcriptional regulator NikR translates to MGKLVRFSVSIEEELLAAFDRLIRTRGYTNRSEAVRDAIRGQLVHREWEEGEEVAGVITLLYDHHRPGIGEALTELQHHALPQVIASTHIHLDETNCLEFIAVKGEAKSISRLADRLISLKGVKHGELTATSTGKKIV
- a CDS encoding zinc ABC transporter substrate-binding protein, encoding MKKLLLGIMLAAAFGLGGAAAVPTVVATHAVFGEFAQAVGGDLINVVTIIPSGFCPAHYDLRPSDVRAVADASLLIYSGFEPWMDTLRSALGSSAKVVQLKGDWNTPDGAAEKVDAIAAALSELLPDAQDALAANAAAYKARLAQIATELKKRADELGTASIPVICMQWQVPFVSWLGFDIVATYGVPEGLSMQDLVRLARVGKENRVRLVIDNLQSGIDFGAKLAQEVGAVHVVLSNFPGAMPHTATVLDLFVRNADSLFSAIAPIPGE
- a CDS encoding formylmethanofuran dehydrogenase subunit E family protein, whose product is METLTIDPKTVDLEELIEIGTRLHGHLGPFLVAGIRMGLLALKLLESPGYFGIKAVSETGNKTPLSCLTDGVQIGSGCTTGKGNLEVIPAGAARVRFETEDGRAVTIALRPEIRAEFESGDLHQESERAKGMPVEELFTWKIER
- a CDS encoding ATP-binding cassette domain-containing protein; translated protein: MEDRAVELIDVTAVYEGERIPALHGITLAVPSGRLIGIVGPNGAGKTTLLEVINGLLPVTAGEVRVLGEPVSPRSHRLRRRIAYLPQDLFFSPSTPFLVRDVVLMGRFGQIGPGRFPRRVDHHAVSTALAAVGMEKLAHRPIGRLSGGQQRKVLLARVIARAPELLLLDEPLTNLDPASKDELSGLVLGIHRELALTTLFVSHEPGPLLESADRIVTIEAGRLLDPVPA
- a CDS encoding metal ABC transporter permease; the encoded protein is MFGIPLHIVLPTLIGSLIAGGICSVMGIFVVRMNLSSLGFAMSHAAFAGAALGIAVSGLDPLLMAILFAVAMAAVLGPLSELSRLNPDTIIGAIFPLMMALGLIFLSLAPSAGIGSGALSLLWGSVLGITMSDVIKLGILAVVLLFVLGVFWKEFLAVLLDRKLAAASGIPVRVYYYTILFLTALVVAFSLRITGGLLIYTLMILPASAAYQLLYDIKKVFLAAPLIGALSSLLGFILSLAADLPIGSSIAVAAAGIFLLAVVLSPKRRVAKGTQA